The following coding sequences lie in one Banduia mediterranea genomic window:
- a CDS encoding MBL fold metallo-hydrolase, with protein MRFALLGSGSKGNAALFSCRDTHVLLDCGFSVQESTRRLQRLGVEPESLAAIVVTHEHSDHLGGVARVARRYGLPVWMTRGTHAVWNDVDVPCIEHFDPHTPFAIGDLEMSPYPVPHDAREPAQFVVGNGATCIGVLSDAGSVTPHMCRMLQACDSLLIEFNHDSAMLASGPYPESLKRRVGGAYGHLSNMQAADLLRRIDTSRVQHVVLTHLSEKNNTPELALTAGAEALGCETHWLVAAEQDQGLAWREIS; from the coding sequence TTGCGCTTCGCCTTGCTGGGCAGCGGCAGCAAGGGCAACGCCGCCCTGTTTTCCTGCCGGGACACCCATGTGCTGCTGGACTGCGGATTCTCGGTGCAGGAGTCCACGCGACGTTTGCAGCGGCTCGGCGTGGAACCCGAAAGTCTGGCGGCGATCGTGGTCACGCACGAGCATTCCGATCATCTTGGTGGCGTCGCGCGAGTGGCCCGGCGCTACGGTTTGCCGGTGTGGATGACGCGCGGAACCCACGCCGTCTGGAATGACGTGGACGTGCCGTGCATCGAACATTTCGATCCGCACACCCCCTTTGCGATCGGTGATCTGGAAATGTCACCGTATCCGGTCCCGCATGATGCGCGTGAACCGGCGCAGTTCGTGGTCGGCAACGGTGCGACCTGCATTGGCGTGCTGTCCGATGCGGGCAGCGTCACGCCGCATATGTGCCGGATGCTGCAGGCCTGTGATTCCTTGTTGATCGAGTTCAATCATGACAGCGCCATGCTCGCCAGCGGGCCGTATCCGGAGTCGCTCAAGCGCCGGGTCGGTGGCGCCTATGGGCACCTTTCGAACATGCAGGCGGCCGATCTGTTGAGACGCATCGACACTTCGCGCGTGCAGCACGTGGTGTTGACGCATCTTTCCGAAAAGAACAACACGCCCGAGCTGGCGCTGACCGCCGGAGCAGAGGCGCTGGGTTGCGAGACGCATTGGCTGGTCGCAGCCGAGCAGGACCAGGGCCTGGCCTGGCGTGAAATTTCCTGA
- a CDS encoding YbeD family protein: MADPAPPKLTYPCRFPIKAFLRPDSGAESRVRRMVQDAIGAPSQISRQLSSQGNYTCLTFDFVADSEDHVARVRAVLRAEPAVLMSL, from the coding sequence ATGGCCGACCCTGCCCCGCCGAAACTGACGTACCCCTGTCGCTTTCCGATCAAGGCGTTCCTGCGTCCCGATAGTGGCGCGGAAAGCCGTGTCCGGCGCATGGTGCAGGACGCAATCGGCGCGCCCTCGCAAATCAGCCGCCAATTGTCCAGCCAAGGCAACTACACCTGCCTGACGTTCGACTTCGTCGCCGACAGCGAGGACCACGTGGCCCGTGTGCGTGCGGTACTGCGCGCGGAACCGGCGGTATTGATGTCTCTGTGA
- the lipB gene encoding lipoyl(octanoyl) transferase LipB, translating into MSAAGADAPLVLSLGQQPYPETFTAMRAFTESRQRGSRDEIWLLQHPSVFTLGQAGKPEHLLAPGDIPVVQSNRGGQVTYHGPGQLVAYVMLDLQGRGYGIRSLVTRMENALIACMADFGITASARQDAPGVYLDDGRKLASLGLRVSRGFCYHGLALNVAMNLEPFQRINPCGHAGLQVAQLSEIGGPKTVIDAEHSLIPHLRDFLYAPD; encoded by the coding sequence GTGAGCGCCGCAGGCGCCGACGCGCCCCTGGTTCTTTCGCTGGGTCAGCAGCCCTATCCCGAAACCTTCACGGCGATGCGCGCGTTCACCGAGTCCCGCCAGCGCGGCTCGCGTGATGAAATCTGGCTGCTGCAACACCCGAGCGTGTTCACGCTCGGCCAGGCCGGAAAACCGGAACACCTGCTGGCGCCCGGCGACATTCCCGTGGTGCAGAGCAATCGGGGGGGGCAGGTCACCTATCACGGCCCAGGGCAACTGGTGGCCTATGTGATGCTGGATCTGCAAGGCCGCGGCTACGGGATTCGCAGTCTGGTCACTCGCATGGAGAATGCACTGATCGCCTGCATGGCGGATTTCGGCATTACCGCAAGCGCGCGTCAGGATGCGCCCGGCGTCTATCTGGACGATGGTCGCAAACTGGCCTCGCTGGGTCTGCGCGTCAGCCGCGGCTTCTGCTATCACGGTCTGGCGCTCAATGTTGCGATGAATCTCGAACCGTTTCAGCGCATCAATCCCTGCGGCCATGCGGGTTTGCAGGTGGCACAGCTGTCGGAAATCGGTGGACCGAAGACGGTTATCGACGCGGAGCATTCGCTGATCCCCCATCTAAGGGATTTTCTGTACGCTCCTGATTGA
- a CDS encoding MlaA family lipoprotein yields MIRLLIAVLTTITLGACAHAPAYDPQDPLEVVNRKVYKFNDVADRYVLRPVAKTYADITPQPVKTGVSNFFDNHLTYPITIVNGVLQLKFKQAASDTGRFLLNSTVGILGLVDVASQQGMERHDEDFGQTLGYWGVGEGWFLMLPLLGPSTNRDLIGRGGDYFSDPTYYVDEPQVEYPLIALRAVDSRAGLLGTPENFLNQQLDPYVAIRTAYLEKRWNLIHDGNPPPDDDFEDFGDE; encoded by the coding sequence ATGATTCGACTCCTTATCGCGGTCCTGACTACGATCACGCTGGGCGCTTGCGCACATGCGCCAGCTTACGATCCCCAGGATCCGCTGGAGGTGGTCAACCGCAAGGTCTACAAGTTCAACGACGTGGCTGACCGTTACGTATTGCGGCCGGTCGCCAAGACCTATGCCGACATCACGCCGCAACCGGTCAAGACCGGCGTCAGCAATTTCTTCGACAACCACCTCACCTACCCGATCACCATCGTCAACGGCGTGCTGCAGCTCAAGTTCAAGCAGGCCGCATCCGATACCGGACGTTTCCTGCTCAACTCCACGGTCGGCATCCTCGGCCTCGTCGACGTCGCCAGCCAGCAAGGCATGGAACGCCACGACGAGGACTTCGGGCAGACCCTGGGTTACTGGGGCGTCGGCGAAGGCTGGTTCCTGATGCTCCCGCTGCTCGGGCCCTCGACCAATCGCGACCTGATCGGCCGTGGCGGTGATTACTTCTCGGATCCGACCTACTATGTCGACGAGCCCCAGGTCGAATATCCGCTGATCGCACTGCGCGCCGTGGACAGCCGCGCCGGTCTGCTCGGCACACCGGAAAACTTCCTCAATCAGCAGCTGGACCCTTACGTAGCCATACGCACGGCCTACCTCGAAAAGCGCTGGAACCTGATCCACGATGGCAACCCACCTCCGGACGACGATTTCGAGGATTTCGGCGACGAGTGA
- the mlaE gene encoding lipid asymmetry maintenance ABC transporter permease subunit MlaE, with the protein MSSLLTILGNFSAGAGRAVLFWFGILAAIPGALLRPRVIIRQFYDSAVLSQIIIVVSGSFIGMVLALQGYRTLVNFGAESSLGVFVALVIIRELGPVVTALLYAGRAGSSMAAEVGLMRATEQLSGMEMMAVDPMKRVIAPRYIAGVLAMPLLTAIFTVMAIGIAGGYAVGVVLLGVDDGSYWSQIQSSVDLRDIGDAALKALVFGLVVNWIALYQGYHAAPNSEGVSRATTTTVVYSSLAILGLDFVLTAMLFQK; encoded by the coding sequence ATGAGTTCGCTGCTCACGATACTCGGCAATTTCTCGGCCGGAGCCGGACGCGCCGTGCTGTTCTGGTTCGGCATCCTGGCCGCGATACCCGGCGCCCTGCTGCGGCCGCGCGTGATCATCCGTCAGTTCTATGACAGCGCGGTACTGTCGCAGATCATCATCGTGGTATCCGGTTCGTTCATCGGCATGGTGCTCGCGCTGCAGGGATACCGCACGCTGGTCAACTTCGGCGCCGAATCCTCGTTGGGTGTGTTTGTGGCGCTGGTCATCATCCGCGAACTGGGGCCGGTGGTCACCGCACTGCTGTACGCGGGCCGCGCCGGCTCGTCGATGGCCGCGGAAGTCGGTCTGATGCGTGCAACCGAGCAGCTGTCCGGCATGGAAATGATGGCGGTGGACCCGATGAAACGCGTCATCGCGCCGCGCTATATCGCCGGCGTGCTGGCGATGCCGCTGCTGACCGCGATCTTCACGGTGATGGCAATCGGCATCGCCGGCGGCTACGCGGTCGGCGTGGTGCTGCTGGGCGTGGACGACGGCTCTTACTGGTCGCAGATCCAGTCGAGCGTCGACCTGCGCGACATCGGTGACGCCGCGCTCAAGGCCCTGGTGTTCGGTCTGGTGGTGAACTGGATCGCGCTGTATCAGGGGTATCACGCGGCACCGAATTCCGAGGGTGTTTCACGCGCAACGACGACAACGGTCGTGTATTCGTCGCTGGCCATCCTCGGCCTCGACTTCGTGCTCACCGCCATGCTGTTCCAGAAGTAG
- the mlaD gene encoding outer membrane lipid asymmetry maintenance protein MlaD has translation MQSRSLEILVGFFFALGVAAIFVLTFRVAGLQNVGGGPTYEVTAMFENIGGLKPGASVTMAGVKIGRVRNIAIDRTTFEARVKMDLAADYDNIPKDSNAKILTAGLLGEQYIGFEPGGALESLEQGDTVTFTQSALVLENLIGQFLTSMTQKGSNESKE, from the coding sequence ATGCAATCACGTTCACTTGAGATTCTGGTCGGATTCTTCTTCGCGCTCGGCGTCGCGGCGATCTTCGTGCTTACCTTCCGTGTCGCCGGGCTGCAGAACGTGGGCGGCGGGCCGACCTACGAGGTTACCGCCATGTTCGAGAATATCGGCGGACTCAAGCCGGGCGCCTCGGTGACGATGGCCGGCGTCAAGATCGGGCGCGTACGCAACATCGCGATCGACCGCACCACCTTCGAGGCGCGCGTGAAGATGGACCTCGCCGCCGACTACGACAATATCCCCAAAGACTCCAATGCCAAGATTCTCACGGCGGGCCTGCTCGGCGAGCAGTACATCGGCTTCGAACCCGGTGGCGCGCTCGAATCTCTGGAGCAGGGTGACACCGTCACCTTTACCCAAAGCGCGCTGGTATTGGAGAACCTCATCGGCCAGTTCCTCACGTCGATGACCCAAAAGGGTTCCAACGAATCCAAGGAGTAA
- a CDS encoding D-alanyl-D-alanine carboxypeptidase family protein — protein sequence MKIKLFSLRSLLVPLALLSLWPLAAAAQSVPPPPSLDVKSWILLDAQTGQVLTGSDYDERVEPASITKVMTTYVIYDEIAQDRMHLDDDVLISEKAWRQGIDSSESRMFLDVGSHVKVEDLLRGIVIQSGNDASIAMAEHVAGTEEAFASLMNQHAKQLGMKNSHFVNSTGLPDPQHYTSAHDVALLVRALIKNFPDDYAMYSQKEFTYNGIKQRNRNGLLWRDSTIDGVKTGHTSKAGYCLATSAVRDGRRLIGVVMGAGSWNGREQSSLAILNYGFRFFDTVKLYEAGSPIQTLRIFKGSTEELPVGTIDTLAVSIPRGAQDKLSVQADVQQPLIAPVQAGQTLGTVTVSLDGDTLLQEPLVALQEVPEGGLWDKLVDEVRLRFFE from the coding sequence ATGAAAATCAAACTCTTTTCGCTACGCTCGCTCCTCGTTCCGCTGGCCCTGCTCAGTCTGTGGCCACTCGCCGCGGCCGCGCAAAGCGTGCCCCCGCCCCCCAGTCTGGACGTCAAGAGCTGGATTCTGCTCGACGCGCAGACCGGTCAGGTTCTGACCGGCAGTGACTACGACGAGCGCGTCGAGCCCGCAAGCATCACCAAGGTGATGACCACCTACGTGATCTACGACGAGATCGCGCAGGACCGGATGCATCTCGATGATGACGTGCTGATCAGTGAAAAGGCCTGGCGCCAGGGCATCGACTCCAGCGAATCGCGCATGTTTCTGGACGTGGGCTCGCACGTGAAGGTCGAGGACCTGCTGCGTGGCATCGTCATCCAGTCCGGCAACGACGCCAGCATCGCCATGGCCGAACACGTGGCCGGCACCGAGGAAGCCTTCGCCAGCCTGATGAACCAGCATGCCAAGCAACTCGGCATGAAGAATTCGCATTTCGTGAATTCCACCGGCCTGCCGGACCCGCAGCACTACACCAGCGCGCATGACGTTGCGCTGCTGGTGCGCGCGCTGATCAAGAATTTTCCGGACGACTACGCGATGTATTCGCAGAAGGAATTTACCTACAACGGCATCAAGCAGCGCAACCGCAATGGCCTGCTGTGGCGTGATTCGACGATCGATGGCGTCAAGACCGGCCACACCTCCAAGGCCGGCTACTGCCTGGCCACCAGCGCGGTGCGCGACGGCCGCCGCCTGATCGGCGTGGTCATGGGCGCCGGCAGCTGGAATGGCCGCGAGCAGTCCAGCCTCGCCATCCTCAACTACGGCTTCCGCTTCTTCGATACCGTGAAGCTCTACGAAGCGGGATCGCCGATCCAGACCCTGCGCATCTTCAAGGGCTCGACCGAGGAACTGCCGGTCGGCACCATCGACACGCTGGCCGTCAGCATTCCGCGCGGCGCACAAGACAAGCTGTCGGTGCAGGCAGACGTACAGCAGCCGCTGATCGCGCCGGTGCAGGCCGGGCAGACGCTGGGCACGGTCACCGTCAGCCTCGACGGCGACACACTGCTACAGGAGCCGCTGGTCGCGCTGCAGGAAGTTCCCGAAGGCGGCCTCTGGGACAAACTGGTGGACGAGGTCCGTCTGCGCTTCTTCGAGTGA
- a CDS encoding ABC transporter ATP-binding protein has translation MTAHSADDALVRVRGLRFAYGSRLIYDGIDVDIPRGKVTAIMGPSGTGKTTLLRLIGGQWRPDAGTVEFDGVNVHKQSRGQLFEMRKRLGMLFQSGALLTDLTVFENVAFPLREHTDLPESMIRDLVLMKLEAVGLRGARDLAPDELSGGMARRVALARAIALDPAMVMYDEPFTGQDPISMGVLMRLVRTLNDALNLTSIVVSHDVNEVLSISDHVYVVSAGKVVASGSPDEVRNAGSEWVKQFVDGLPDGPVPFHYKAGDYAEELMGAAK, from the coding sequence ATGACAGCTCATTCAGCTGACGACGCCCTTGTGCGTGTGCGCGGCCTGCGCTTCGCCTACGGTTCGCGTCTGATCTATGACGGAATCGATGTCGACATTCCGCGTGGCAAGGTCACCGCGATCATGGGGCCATCCGGCACTGGCAAGACCACCTTGCTGCGTCTGATCGGCGGCCAGTGGCGTCCGGACGCCGGCACCGTGGAGTTCGATGGCGTGAATGTCCACAAGCAGTCGCGCGGCCAGTTGTTCGAGATGCGCAAACGCCTCGGCATGCTGTTTCAGTCCGGCGCACTGCTGACCGACCTGACGGTGTTCGAGAACGTGGCCTTTCCGCTGCGTGAGCACACCGATCTGCCGGAATCGATGATCCGCGATCTGGTGCTGATGAAACTGGAGGCCGTAGGCCTGCGTGGCGCGCGCGATCTTGCCCCGGACGAGCTCTCGGGCGGCATGGCACGACGCGTCGCGCTGGCGCGGGCGATCGCGCTCGACCCCGCCATGGTCATGTATGACGAACCCTTCACCGGCCAGGACCCGATTTCCATGGGCGTGCTGATGCGGCTTGTGCGGACGCTCAACGACGCCCTGAACCTGACTTCGATCGTGGTCTCGCATGACGTCAACGAGGTATTGTCGATCAGCGACCACGTCTACGTGGTTTCCGCCGGCAAGGTCGTCGCCAGCGGCTCACCGGATGAGGTCCGCAATGCGGGCTCCGAATGGGTCAAGCAGTTCGTGGACGGTCTGCCGGACGGCCCGGTCCCGTTCCACTACAAGGCCGGCGACTACGCCGAGGAACTGATGGGAGCGGCCAAATGA
- a CDS encoding MlaC/ttg2D family ABC transporter substrate-binding protein — translation MNVLKTTLAAAGLLAIAGLAHAQSAKPDEIIRSATESAREQINENYETYKTDRHAFYTMIDETVVPRFDVKYISQLVLARNYRSATPEQRSRFTDAFQTMIVRSYADALLEYYDDVDIEWAPLRMAEDATDASVGAKIMRNNGQPIPLDFRVHKTDDGDWKIYDIAVENISVVSNFRAQFAQEVKKNGLDSLIAKLENLQIKAPTVEVDEPAQSS, via the coding sequence ATGAACGTCCTGAAAACGACCCTTGCCGCCGCGGGCCTGCTGGCCATCGCCGGGCTGGCACACGCACAGTCCGCCAAGCCGGACGAGATCATCCGCTCCGCAACCGAAAGCGCGCGCGAGCAGATCAACGAAAACTACGAAACGTACAAGACCGACAGGCACGCCTTCTACACGATGATCGATGAGACCGTCGTGCCGCGCTTCGACGTGAAATACATCTCGCAGCTGGTACTGGCGCGCAACTATCGCAGCGCCACACCGGAACAGCGCAGCCGTTTCACCGATGCCTTCCAGACGATGATCGTGCGCTCCTACGCCGACGCCCTGCTCGAGTACTACGACGACGTGGACATCGAATGGGCGCCGCTGCGCATGGCCGAGGACGCCACCGATGCCTCCGTCGGGGCGAAAATCATGCGCAACAACGGACAGCCGATTCCGCTCGACTTCCGCGTCCACAAGACCGATGACGGCGACTGGAAGATCTACGACATCGCCGTGGAAAACATCAGCGTGGTCAGCAACTTCCGCGCCCAGTTCGCACAGGAAGTGAAGAAGAACGGCCTCGATTCGCTGATCGCGAAACTGGAAAACCTGCAGATCAAGGCGCCAACCGTCGAGGTCGATGAGCCCGCGCAGAGCTCCTAG
- a CDS encoding STAS domain-containing protein: protein MVSVSPGRIEGELCFATADTVLRESAQLLETGSIDLSGVTRADSAGVALLLELRRRHGAPLPLTQIPAQLGGLIEFFNLGAILMPPQPSGSAP from the coding sequence ATGGTCAGCGTCAGTCCCGGCCGTATCGAGGGGGAACTCTGTTTCGCCACCGCAGACACCGTCTTGCGTGAAAGTGCCCAACTGCTCGAGACCGGCAGCATCGACCTGTCCGGCGTCACCCGTGCGGACAGCGCGGGTGTGGCCTTGCTGCTGGAGCTGCGCCGCCGCCACGGTGCGCCACTGCCACTGACGCAGATTCCCGCGCAGCTCGGCGGCCTGATCGAGTTCTTCAATCTGGGGGCGATCCTGATGCCCCCGCAGCCCAGCGGAAGCGCACCATGA
- the purL gene encoding phosphoribosylformylglycinamidine synthase yields MHLLPGGPALSRFRIDRLREALIAQAPGLSGLRVSEFFMATAADAELAAVRRLLEAGEGELPDGSLRLFVVPRVGTVSAWCSKATDIARVCGLAGVQRIERGRVLVFEGITDLPAVAHARLHDPMTESLVSDIKGLAQVFETPERRPLRQVDLLGGGKDALATANRDWGLALSADEIDYLAEYFAGVGRNPSDAELMMFAQINSEHCRHKIFNAEFTVDGETKPDSLFGIIRMSHAASPDGVLSAYKDNAAVIAGPEAPRFMLGSDRIWRTRQEPAHILMKVETHNHPTGISPHAGAATGAGGEIRDEAATGRGGRPKAGLCGFSVSNLRITGFTQPWEAADSRPPRMATAQQIMLEGPVGAAAYNNEFGRPNLAGYFRSFEQTLPDGSRTGFHKPIMIAGGYGNIRDGLVEKLDVPAGAQLIVLGGPAMLIGLGGGAASSMTTGSSSEALDFASVQRANPELERRCQEVVDYCASLGEANPILSIHDVGAGGISNALPEIINDNGRGGRIRLRAVDIADPSLSPMEIWCNESQERYVLAVDDAGLAVLDAACRRERCPYAVVGTALAERVLVVEDELEAQDAVNMPMSVLLGKAPQLQRQSVRAVRELPALNRSAIRLDEAVIRVLQHPTVAAKNFLITIGDRTVGGLTVRDQMVGPWQVAVADCAVTASSFEAVTGEAMAMGERAPLALLDAPASGRMAVAEAITNLMAAPIASLGEVRLSANWMAAAGLGDEDARLYDTVRAVGAELCPQLGIAIPVGKDSLSMRTVWEDGDARHMQFAPLSLIVSAFAPVSDVRRSLTPQLRTDAGDTVLLLVDLGAGQNRLGGSILAQVYGQFGDRAPDLDAPTLLRQAFAGIQALNAEARVLAYHDRSDGGLLATLMEMAFAGHCGLDVDLADVDVLATLFAEELGFVVQVRRADVSAIRAAFDGLSVQELGRPTTDGRIRVRAGGAVVFEGAREDLFKSWFETSYRMAKLRDEPACVDEEFAAAGLEADGGLGVHLGFDPTVAPVFRTSTPSVGRRPRVAILREQGVNGQVEMAYAFDAAGFEAVDVHMSDLLEGGQTLDDYAGLVACGGFSYGDVLGAGRGWARSILFNERARGMFQSFFEQPDRFALGVCNGCQMFAALAELVPGSEHWPQFVRNRSEQFEARWAQVEIVESKSIFLAGMAGSRLPIAVAHGEGRAKFASFEQRTALRANGQVGMRYLDAAGAVAKSYPYNPNGSPDGLTGICNADGRITVMMPHPERTIAGTVGSWWPNREQRFTPWFRMFENVRAWVG; encoded by the coding sequence GTGCATTTGCTACCGGGCGGACCGGCTCTCTCCAGGTTTCGTATCGATCGCCTGCGCGAAGCGCTCATCGCACAGGCGCCGGGACTCAGCGGTCTGCGTGTTTCGGAATTTTTCATGGCGACGGCCGCGGACGCCGAACTGGCGGCGGTCCGGCGTCTGCTGGAAGCGGGTGAAGGCGAATTGCCGGACGGCAGTCTGCGTTTGTTCGTGGTGCCGCGTGTCGGCACGGTGTCCGCGTGGTGCAGCAAGGCCACCGACATTGCCCGTGTCTGCGGACTGGCCGGCGTGCAGCGCATCGAACGCGGTCGCGTTCTGGTGTTCGAAGGAATCACGGACTTGCCGGCGGTGGCACATGCCCGGTTGCATGACCCGATGACCGAAAGCCTGGTGTCGGACATCAAGGGTCTGGCCCAGGTATTCGAAACCCCGGAGCGCCGGCCGCTGCGGCAGGTCGACCTGCTCGGCGGCGGCAAGGACGCCCTGGCGACGGCGAACCGGGACTGGGGCTTGGCGCTGTCTGCCGATGAGATCGACTACCTCGCCGAATACTTCGCCGGCGTGGGCCGCAATCCGAGCGACGCCGAATTGATGATGTTCGCGCAGATCAATTCGGAACACTGTCGTCACAAGATCTTCAACGCCGAGTTCACAGTGGATGGAGAAACCAAGCCGGACTCGCTGTTCGGCATAATCCGCATGAGTCATGCCGCATCGCCGGACGGTGTGCTTTCGGCCTACAAGGACAATGCCGCGGTCATCGCAGGCCCGGAAGCGCCGCGCTTCATGCTGGGTTCCGATCGCATCTGGCGGACGCGCCAGGAACCGGCTCACATCCTGATGAAGGTCGAGACGCACAACCACCCCACCGGCATTTCGCCGCATGCCGGTGCGGCGACCGGGGCCGGCGGCGAAATTCGCGACGAGGCCGCCACTGGGCGCGGCGGTCGCCCCAAGGCCGGCCTTTGCGGCTTTTCGGTGTCCAATCTGCGCATCACGGGATTCACCCAGCCCTGGGAGGCGGCGGATTCGCGCCCCCCGCGCATGGCCACGGCGCAGCAGATCATGCTGGAGGGCCCGGTCGGCGCGGCGGCCTACAACAACGAATTCGGCCGGCCCAATCTGGCCGGCTATTTCCGCAGCTTCGAGCAGACCTTGCCGGACGGCAGCCGTACCGGCTTTCACAAGCCGATCATGATCGCCGGCGGCTACGGCAACATCCGCGACGGGCTGGTCGAAAAGCTCGACGTGCCGGCCGGCGCGCAGCTGATCGTCTTGGGTGGGCCGGCGATGCTGATCGGCCTGGGCGGCGGTGCCGCCAGCAGCATGACCACCGGCTCCAGCAGCGAGGCGCTGGATTTCGCCTCGGTGCAGCGCGCCAATCCGGAGCTGGAACGGCGCTGCCAGGAGGTCGTCGACTACTGTGCTTCGCTGGGTGAGGCCAATCCGATTCTGTCGATTCACGACGTCGGTGCCGGCGGCATTTCCAACGCCCTGCCCGAAATCATCAACGACAACGGTCGTGGCGGACGCATTCGCCTGCGCGCGGTGGATATCGCCGACCCTTCGCTCTCGCCGATGGAAATCTGGTGCAACGAATCCCAGGAGCGCTACGTGCTCGCGGTGGACGACGCCGGTCTGGCGGTGCTCGACGCGGCCTGCCGGCGCGAGCGCTGTCCGTACGCTGTCGTCGGAACGGCGCTGGCCGAGCGCGTGCTGGTGGTCGAGGATGAACTCGAAGCGCAGGACGCCGTGAATATGCCGATGTCGGTACTGCTCGGCAAGGCTCCGCAGTTGCAGCGCCAATCGGTGCGCGCCGTCCGTGAACTGCCGGCGCTGAACCGCAGCGCCATCCGGCTCGACGAAGCGGTGATTCGGGTATTGCAGCACCCGACCGTGGCGGCCAAGAATTTCCTGATCACGATCGGGGATCGCACGGTCGGTGGATTGACGGTGCGTGACCAGATGGTCGGTCCCTGGCAGGTAGCGGTGGCGGATTGCGCCGTGACCGCCAGCAGTTTCGAGGCGGTGACGGGCGAGGCCATGGCCATGGGCGAGCGTGCGCCGCTGGCGCTGCTGGACGCGCCGGCTTCGGGCCGCATGGCGGTGGCCGAGGCGATCACCAATCTGATGGCGGCGCCGATCGCCAGCCTCGGCGAGGTCAGGCTGTCCGCAAACTGGATGGCGGCGGCCGGGCTTGGCGATGAGGATGCGCGCCTGTACGACACCGTGCGCGCCGTCGGTGCCGAGCTGTGCCCGCAACTCGGCATCGCGATTCCGGTGGGCAAGGATTCGCTGTCGATGCGCACCGTCTGGGAGGATGGCGATGCACGCCACATGCAGTTCGCGCCCCTGTCCCTGATCGTATCCGCCTTTGCGCCGGTGAGCGACGTGCGGCGCAGCCTCACGCCGCAATTGCGCACCGATGCCGGCGACACGGTATTGCTGCTGGTCGATCTCGGTGCCGGCCAGAACCGTCTGGGTGGCTCGATCCTCGCGCAGGTCTACGGACAGTTCGGCGACCGGGCGCCGGACCTCGATGCGCCGACGCTGCTGCGCCAGGCCTTTGCCGGAATACAGGCGCTGAACGCCGAAGCTCGCGTACTGGCCTACCACGATCGATCCGACGGCGGTCTGCTCGCCACGCTGATGGAAATGGCCTTCGCCGGGCATTGCGGGCTCGATGTCGATCTCGCGGACGTCGATGTGCTGGCCACGCTGTTCGCCGAAGAACTGGGGTTTGTGGTGCAGGTTCGCCGTGCCGACGTATCGGCCATACGCGCGGCCTTTGACGGGCTGAGTGTGCAAGAACTTGGCAGGCCCACGACGGATGGCCGCATCCGCGTTCGCGCCGGTGGCGCGGTGGTGTTCGAAGGCGCGCGTGAAGACCTGTTCAAGTCCTGGTTCGAAACCAGTTATCGCATGGCGAAGCTGCGCGACGAGCCCGCCTGCGTCGACGAGGAATTCGCCGCCGCAGGCCTTGAAGCCGACGGCGGACTCGGCGTGCACCTGGGCTTCGACCCCACCGTCGCGCCGGTATTCCGGACATCCACGCCGAGTGTCGGGCGCCGCCCGCGCGTGGCGATCCTGCGTGAACAGGGCGTCAACGGTCAGGTGGAAATGGCATATGCCTTCGATGCCGCCGGCTTCGAGGCGGTGGACGTGCACATGTCCGATCTGCTGGAAGGTGGGCAGACCCTGGATGACTATGCCGGGCTCGTGGCCTGCGGCGGCTTCTCGTACGGAGACGTGCTCGGTGCCGGTCGTGGCTGGGCGCGTTCGATACTGTTCAACGAACGCGCGCGCGGCATGTTCCAGTCGTTCTTCGAACAGCCGGATCGCTTCGCGCTGGGCGTCTGCAATGGTTGCCAGATGTTCGCGGCGCTGGCCGAACTGGTGCCCGGCAGCGAGCACTGGCCGCAGTTCGTGCGCAACCGCTCCGAGCAGTTCGAAGCGCGCTGGGCGCAGGTTGAAATCGTGGAATCGAAGTCGATCTTCCTGGCCGGCATGGCCGGCTCGCGTCTGCCGATCGCCGTTGCGCACGGGGAGGGCCGGGCGAAGTTCGCTTCATTCGAACAGCGGACCGCGTTACGGGCGAACGGGCAGGTCGGAATGCGTTATCTGGACGCTGCCGGCGCGGTGGCGAAGAGTTATCCGTACAACCCGAATGGCTCGCCGGATGGCCTGACCGGCATCTGCAACGCGGACGGTCGTATCACGGTGATGATGCCGCACCCGGAACGAACCATTGCCGGCACCGTGGGTTCGTGGTGGCCGAACCGCGAACAGCGATTCACGCCGTGGTTCCGGATGTTCGAAAACGTGCGGGCCTGGGTGGGGTGA